The following are encoded in a window of Novosphingobium sp. THN1 genomic DNA:
- the fabD gene encoding ACP S-malonyltransferase produces the protein MRSFVFPGQGSQKVGMGLELAEASAAAREVFEEVDDALGQKLFQIMKEGPEDVLTLTENAQPAIMANAMAALRVLEKEGGITLAEKADFVAGHSLGEYTALCAAGAFSLADTARLLKLRGQSMQAAVPVGQGAMCALLGADIEKATALAEAAAEGEVCTVANDNDPTQVVLSGHKAAIERAVAMVKDHGIKRGVLLPVSAPFHCPLMQPAADAMAEAFEKTPPSALRVALFANVTAAVVTDPAEVKRLLVEQVTGRVRWRESAIAMKDAGVEQFVELGGKVLGPMINRSVADVSVTSVIGMADIEAILKEL, from the coding sequence ATGCGATCATTCGTTTTTCCGGGGCAGGGCAGCCAGAAGGTCGGCATGGGCCTTGAGCTTGCCGAGGCCAGCGCTGCTGCCCGCGAAGTGTTCGAGGAAGTTGACGACGCGCTCGGCCAGAAGCTCTTCCAGATCATGAAGGAAGGGCCGGAGGATGTCCTCACCCTCACCGAGAATGCGCAGCCTGCGATCATGGCAAATGCCATGGCCGCGCTGCGCGTGCTGGAAAAGGAAGGCGGCATCACCCTGGCCGAGAAGGCCGATTTCGTGGCCGGGCACAGCCTTGGCGAATATACTGCGCTTTGCGCGGCGGGCGCGTTCAGCCTTGCCGACACGGCCCGCCTGCTGAAGCTGCGCGGCCAGTCGATGCAGGCTGCGGTGCCGGTCGGGCAGGGCGCGATGTGCGCATTGCTTGGTGCCGACATTGAGAAAGCCACCGCTCTTGCCGAAGCTGCTGCCGAGGGCGAAGTCTGTACTGTCGCCAACGACAACGACCCGACGCAGGTCGTGCTTTCCGGTCACAAGGCCGCGATCGAGCGCGCGGTGGCGATGGTCAAGGATCACGGCATCAAGCGCGGCGTGCTGCTGCCCGTCTCGGCGCCATTCCACTGCCCGCTGATGCAGCCTGCCGCCGATGCCATGGCCGAAGCATTTGAAAAGACGCCGCCGTCCGCGCTGCGCGTCGCGCTGTTCGCCAACGTCACCGCCGCAGTCGTGACCGACCCCGCCGAAGTGAAGCGCCTGCTGGTCGAGCAGGTCACCGGCCGTGTCCGCTGGCGCGAGAGCGCGATCGCGATGAAGGATGCCGGCGTCGAGCAGTTCGTCGAACTCGGCGGAAAGGTTCTTGGACCCATGATCAACCGCTCCGTCGCCGACGTCTCCGTCACCAGCGTCATCGGCATGGCCGACATCGAAGCCATCCTCAAGGAGCTCTGA
- a CDS encoding Mur ligase family protein → MTIASDASTNLTARDWFFCGIGGSGMLPLALILRGMGARVAGSDRSRDQGRTPEKFAWLESLGIDLFAQDGSGMVSARQVLVASAAVEDTVPEVVRAKELGCERMSRAQLLSALFNAAPQSIAVGGTSGKSTVTGMIGWIMTAAERDPTIMNGAVMKNFVAPDAPFASARVGTGGVFVSEVDESDGSIALYNPTIAVLNNVSLDHKSLEELRELFGAFLARAAISVVNADDPESLALLDRGRQTLTFGFAASADISVEAGSIIEQPTSIAAGILDRATGETWPIALRIPGRHNLANALAALAAAKAAGVPLGEAVGHLATFSGLARRFDIVGTSPSGITVIDDFGHNPEKVAATLATLKAHPGRVIAFFQPHGYGPLRQMGHELAEVLATRLSSGDVSILCDPVYFGGTVDRSVGSERIVALIREHGGQAEYIPLRDDCAARITALARPGDRVVIMGARDDTLSSFAHEILTRLT, encoded by the coding sequence ATGACGATCGCCTCCGATGCCTCCACCAACCTGACTGCGCGTGACTGGTTCTTCTGCGGAATTGGCGGCTCAGGGATGCTGCCTCTCGCGCTGATCCTGCGAGGCATGGGCGCGCGCGTCGCCGGATCGGACCGTAGCCGCGACCAGGGACGCACGCCTGAAAAATTCGCCTGGCTGGAAAGCCTTGGCATCGACCTGTTTGCGCAGGACGGCTCGGGCATGGTGTCGGCAAGGCAGGTACTGGTCGCCTCGGCAGCGGTCGAGGACACCGTACCCGAAGTGGTCCGCGCGAAAGAGCTGGGCTGTGAGCGGATGTCACGCGCGCAACTTCTTTCAGCGCTGTTCAATGCGGCACCGCAGAGCATCGCCGTGGGCGGGACGAGCGGCAAGTCAACCGTCACGGGCATGATTGGCTGGATCATGACCGCAGCCGAACGCGACCCGACAATCATGAATGGCGCAGTGATGAAGAACTTCGTCGCCCCGGACGCGCCGTTTGCTTCGGCGCGGGTCGGCACAGGCGGCGTCTTCGTTTCGGAAGTGGACGAGAGCGATGGCTCGATCGCACTCTATAACCCCACGATTGCAGTGCTCAACAACGTCAGTCTCGATCACAAGAGCCTGGAAGAACTGCGCGAGCTGTTTGGCGCCTTCCTGGCACGCGCCGCGATATCGGTAGTCAACGCCGATGATCCCGAGAGCCTCGCCCTGCTGGATCGCGGTCGCCAGACCTTGACCTTCGGCTTTGCGGCCAGCGCGGATATCTCGGTTGAAGCTGGCTCCATCATCGAGCAGCCCACTTCCATTGCCGCCGGCATCCTCGATAGAGCCACCGGCGAGACATGGCCGATTGCGCTGCGGATTCCCGGGCGGCACAATCTTGCCAATGCCCTTGCCGCGTTGGCAGCAGCCAAGGCCGCGGGCGTGCCGCTCGGAGAAGCGGTTGGCCACCTCGCCACCTTCTCCGGCCTTGCCCGCCGTTTCGATATTGTCGGCACCTCACCTTCCGGGATTACCGTGATCGACGACTTCGGTCATAATCCCGAGAAGGTTGCGGCAACACTTGCCACGCTGAAAGCCCATCCAGGCCGGGTGATCGCGTTCTTCCAACCGCACGGATATGGCCCCTTGCGCCAGATGGGGCATGAACTGGCAGAGGTTCTTGCCACGCGCCTGTCCTCGGGCGACGTGTCGATCCTGTGCGATCCGGTCTATTTCGGCGGTACGGTCGACCGTTCGGTCGGCTCCGAGCGGATCGTCGCCCTGATCCGCGAACATGGCGGCCAGGCCGAATACATTCCCTTGCGCGACGACTGCGCGGCACGGATCACCGCCCTCGCCCGTCCGGGTGATCGGGTGGTGATCATGGGCGCGCGCGACGACACGCTTTCCAGCTTTGCCCACGAAATCCTGACGCGATTGACGTGA